DNA sequence from the Poecilia reticulata strain Guanapo linkage group LG19, Guppy_female_1.0+MT, whole genome shotgun sequence genome:
AGATATTTTTACATCTACCACATTACAGCTCCAAAACTCTTAACACCGACTCTTCAAACCTAATACTAATATAATAGTATTTAAACATAGTTTATGATTGTAAAACCTTTATTTGACCTGTGAGGCTTCAACAAAGGCAATTTCAGCACATTTTAAGccaaaaagcttttgttttactCTACTTTGAATGGATACACCGGTAGCGTGGTAGATTGTCTCGCCTCCGTTGAACTGCAGTTTTCAGGTTTatccaccagatggcagcaaatagcttttttttttttaataagcaacaaataaatacactttagaAATTCGCAGAAATCTTCTGTCGTCGAAAAAACAGTGttgaactaaaaaaagaaatctttatttgataaatatattttacgtGAGTTCAAAGTTTCATTTAATGCAAGTGTCtcttttaaaagtttgtctCCGCCCAGCCTCGGCTCTTCCTGGTGTGGGTGTGGACTGGATGACTTCAGCAATAATGGAGGAAAACCTGCTCTGCTTttagaaaacagtttgtttttttgactcaGACTTTAATTTCCCAGTTCCTGGAGCTGGAATGCTGTGTCAGGATGGGAAAcctgtttggaaaaaagaagCAGTCCCGGGTGACGGAGCAAGATAAAGCCATCCTGGTGAGAATTGACTCAGATTAGCAGCGGGCTAACGTCACTTAGCGTCTCACCAAACTCTACGAATCAATCTAATAATTTGGtaaactttatgtttttggtCTAGCTCACGGATATCTGAAACAGTTTAACCCTcgttttttcactttttatgaaCTTGTTGTGAATTCGGCCTGACTGTATGAAGAACATAAACTAAAACTGACATGGGTTTAGCTTTTATATGTGCtgtcagaaagaaaatatgaaagctGTTACTGGGTCGTTTGCTGTTGTGTACTGTAATGTTGTTAAATATCTGTGTCGGATCACAGATCTGACACAGATCGTCAAAGCTGAAACTTTGACGTTTATCTGTGAGCTGAAACTTGTTAGTTTCGTTTCCGCAGCAactgaagcagcagagagacAAACTGAGGCAGTATCAGAAGAAGATCAACctgcagctggagaaggagAGACAGCTGGCCAAACAGCTGCTTAAAGATGGGAAGAAAGAGTGAGTGAACTGAGAATCGCTGTGTACTAACAGGAGCAGGTTTCATGGACCTGCATTCTTCCAAATCCTGACTGAAGATGATCAACAATCCTTTTGGTTCCAGATAAGAAATAAGTTGCAGAGCCAGTCCTGTTTAGTGACAGTCTTAGAGATAAATGTTCTTGTAACTCTTACAGGCTGTGATGGATATAAGATGACTTTTGAAGCATTAGTTCGACAACTGTATTGCTGAAAGAGCTTgtaacaaaaccagtaaaatgaGGTGGTTTTCATGGGCCATTAAATGAGGGCAAATAAGGTGAAAGGCTTTTAAGGCTATACATCTTATAAATCTTACAAATATGGAAATTGTTTTAAGACTTTCCCATAAGTGTggaaatcaataaattaaactattAAACTTGCTTTTTAGCTTCTCTTATTGTATTctaaaagatgaacaaaaatcaaacttcaGTCGGACATCTTTTAGTGCGACAAGCAGGCagcttttttgtttcatctgcagTTGTCAGGTTTTAACCTCTAATGTGTCGGGGTGTGAGCTTCTAAATGTGAACCTGCAGATGTAATGGGCTGCCGTCTACGGACAATATAAAATTTCTCAAACCTTTCGGAATGAAAatcttttgctctttctgagcttctgagtgaaattaaagaaaatttcaTGAGAGCCCTAAACCGAAATGTCAGATCAGATATCAATATTTACTAAAGTGATGATGGCGGGGGGGGGGATTGTATTTGAACATGGACTTGTGGGTCGTCTTGCAGTGCTTCAGTGTCTAATCTGACAAACTACTTGTGGTGTTGACGTCCCAGTGGATGATTTTCTTCAATGCTGTGTAATTTAACCCTCGGATGAAAACTGTAATACTTTCAGCAGCGGCTCTGTGTCTGGTCACTGGCTTTGCTTTATACTTCCTCTCCAAATCAACAGGAAAGCCCTCCTCCTGCTGAAGAAGAAGCGATACCAGGAGCAGCTCCTGGACAAGACGGAGAACCAGATCAGCAACCTGGAGCGGATGGTGAGTGACTGCGGCGGCGGCGACGTTTCTTTGGCGACAGAAGAGTCAGACACGACTCTGActcttctgcttcctgctcGTTTCAGGTCCAGGACCTGGAGTTTGCTCAGATTGAGAGGAAGGTCATCGATGGCTTGAAAGTTGGAAACGATTGTCTGAAGAAAATGCATGAGGTGGGAGACGTTTGCTGCGTTTAAAGGTCTGGTCTCAGGTTTTATTGGAGGCCTGATGAGGCTGTGATTCCCCCCCCTCCAACAGGTGATGTCGATTGAAGAGGTAGAGAGGATCTTGGATGAAACGCAAGATTCCATCGAGTACCAGAGGGTCAGTTTTTCGCTAACGTGATCCTTCACACACCTGGAGCAAGTCGGATTTATTCCCTCTCCTAACgtatttttgtctctgtgtaGCAAATCGACGAGATGCTGGCCGGTTCCTTGACGCAGGAGGATGAGGATGCTGTTCTGGCTGAGCTGGAGGCCATCACTCAGGTcagattgaaataaaacttaGAGAGAAAATGTTCCACGACCCGAAAGCAGGTCGATGCTCATCATGGCCGTTCTGATCCGATTCTCTCAGGGAGACGTCGAGCTTCCAGAGGTTCCTTCAGAGCCGCTGCCGGTAGCCCCTGAAGCTGCCGAGAAAAAACCAGGTCTGTCGTTTCACTCGGTTTGTTAGCAGAATCTGTCAGTTCTACGTTTTAATCTCACTGATGTTCTCGACACCTTGAAAGCAAAGTGTCTGGTAGTTTATTGGTCAGGTGAGTGGCAACACAAAAGCAGAAGTACATCAGCAACGACGTAAGAGATGCGACTGTTGATGCCCATCAGTATGGAATAGAAGTTTAAGGCCATTTCAGATCAGGTCAAACGTTTTGAGACACACAGATGTCTTCATTGCATTTTGTGACTAGAGGTTGTTTGAGGAGCTAACAAGCTGCTAATTCACCTTCGCTAGCTAGCTGGTGCTTTTTGCATCCATTTTGGGTAAGTGCAGCAGATTTATCACCATTTGACTTGGCGATGATTGTTTTCGCCATTGTCTCACTTCGGTTGCCAAGGTGCTTCTGtgcaaaattacttttaatcaaGGCACTATTGAGGTTATGACTGTAGAGAACTGTCAGCGGTGTAAAAAGCACAAACGGCATCCGTTTGTGGAAATAGCCACAAACAGACCCCAGAAATCTCACAGTTTTTACTATGCTTGATTTTAGTACaagatcccccccccccaaccattccctatatttatagtttttatggtcttaaatttaattcaaggtGGATTTAATAAGGCATTAAGTCTTGAATTTGACTTTAAAGCATTTGTTGTTAATACCTTATTAAATCCACCTTGCATggatttaataaaatactttagcAATGGTGTTAGACTATCAAATGTTGCTGCTTATCAGTTTGGGAAGATTTATGAGACAATTgcaggaacaaaaacacacaaaaaaacagtaatattgGTCAGTTCACTAGTTAACACAATGCAAGTGTGAAAAGACAACAGCAGTAACCTCAGAGAAGCAACTGCTGAACCAGGTCAGATACAAAACCATGGTTGCTCTTTCATACATAGACTTggcagcaggtgtgtgtgtgtgttaaaaaacaatctttacACATGTTCTGTTCCAGTGGTCCGTTGCTGACTTTCCTTAAACCTCAGTGGCTCAGTCAGCCTGACCCAGACAGCCTCTCTGCTCACTCCACAGCAGTTTCCATCCCAGCTGAGTGTGTGCGGTTGTGCTTCAGTTTCAGAGAACGATCGTCCCAGGAAGAAGCAGGAGCGAGAGCTGCTCGCCGTGTAGGAACAGAACTGACCCCGTTACAAACCAACACCCCCGCAGACGTccagctgcagatgtttttctACCGTACAGGCCCGCCGGCTGCTCTCGGGTAACCCGTCTGATGACCAGTTGTGTTCATCTGCCGCAGGTCAGTTCTAAAAGGAAGGACCGGTTCACCTGCAGCGCCTTGTGAACCTGGAAGACCTGTGAAATCACATAATTGTGCCTAACTCTAGTGTAAGCAGTGCATCATGTTTACtatgaaatcatttttaattaatccaGAGCATGTATACGGTATGTAACTAGTTTAATCTCCCTAAATAATCTGTGGATCAGAGTCGAGTTCGGAGAGGATCATTTCATCCAAAGTATTGACAAATGTATGAACTTTGTATCTGCGgctttggacataaaaaataaataaacctcaaaagccataaaaagaaaaagcatattCAAGATTTTTGATCTTAAACATGTCTTTGGGTGAAGTGATCTTTTGATCCCTGGATGGTAAAACAGGAAATTTCTCCTAAAAACCGTCTGCATCCATCCTTCAAAGTCTGACACTCCACAAGCAGATGACCTAATCTAACTCCTACTCCCCTCGTGGATTAGCTCAGCCTCAGTGGGAAAAGGCCGGGCCCATCTCATGTGATGTAATCTGCAACCGCTGAGTCTTCTGTAATCATTTTCTTGTGTATAACCCATTACTTGGATCTGCAGAAGGAACTTTTGGTTTGTATCCATGAGGTCGAAGGTCGAATATCTTTGAAGACCGGTGGAACGAAACTGTAAATCGTTTAAACTCTGGAGACTAATCCTGTCCGACAGCAGCATCGAAGTAAATGTTATAAAGTTGGTTTGGGGATTTCTGTACATTGTTTTTAcgataaaaagtgtttttattgttaaatgttGCATCATGTCAGATGTTATTCAGTGAGTGAACACAAGGTGGCAGCAGTTAAACGGAGAATAGGAAAACGGGTGAATGTCTTTCTCTTGCATAGTTTTATAACATATGCAGTCCTTCTCGCACTATAACTACAAACTACACCTTAATTTATTTGGTATATCATGGttattaataaagttatgaGGCGAAATCCCAAACTTTGAACAATTTATCATCTGAACATTGAAAGAAGATGGTTCAACTGGAAACCAACCAAGACATGGCTGCTCAACTCAACTGGCTGGGAAGagaatcagagaagcagcccaGAGGTTTATGGTTccactggaggagctgcagatatccacagctcaggtggaggaTCTGTTTACAGGACAACTAGTTACACACTTCATAACCATGTAGACATTATtcaattaatctaaaatgtaggccttaaaatatcttaatcttattttaaaaagtgagttGGCCTTtaatatgttaatcacaggttttaaattttgtcttgaaaagattatttatttaatctcgtatatttaatttgttgttttcccaTGGAAATTTTCTGTTGGTCAAAAGTTTAAGCTGTCGTAACTCACTGCTAGCACAACCTTGTTAGATGTTCTTAGTTTTCCGACAAATCGATGGTGACATTACATCTTTCTGCTTTGGATAAGGGAACAGTTACTACTAATTACTGTACAGAATCCCACTTCAAACATCCAATGtcactttaaaagtaaaaaaaaagaaaaagaacattgcTTGTTGAAAAGGACAGGGTTTTGCGCCTGTGTATCATTagtgctgtttattttttgaatcAGATCCTGAGATGAACAGCTGGGTTAAAAACGGCAGAGACCACATTTAGTATCCTAATAGAGGATTTCTATTTCTATTGGCTTGAGGTCACTTAAGCAATtagagaaatgttaaaatttgagGTAACGTATTCCTCCCACCTTGTTCCCTCttgtatttgttctgttttattaagaTTCACGAAGCTAACTTTCTAGTTTGAtacaaaacaactaaattaaacTTCACACAGGACCAGCTTTTCTGAGGATTTGCTGACGATTTGATATTTTATGTCGCCTAATCAGAGAGGACTTGACTGTAACTGccataaaatcctgtttttatatctgtataaataaatattttgcatcACAGAGCTTCTCCTATAAATTTAGTTGTGCTTTAAAAGCTTCGGCCTAataaaggaaacagaaaagcagccatTGTTCTGCAACCTCGTACCTTTTAATTTCAACAAAGCCTGTGTAACAACACCGCGTCATTCAGGCCTGAAATAGGCTGATCCGTGTTTGCCGGGTTACTAACGTCCACTTCAATGCCGTCCTCGTTCTGAATGGGCTGGATCCACTCCACCGCCGACTGCGCGCTACAAGCCTGCGTGGAGCTGCGTGGGAGTGGGCGGCTCACAGACTGAAACCTGAATGTCAGAGCGCCGCGCTGATGAATCACAGACACACGGGGAGAACAGGCCGCAGAGAGCGATGAGGAGGAGTAGGCTGGAGACGAAGGCTAAATCAGAGAGATGGTTCAGATGTGgaggtgtgtgagtgtgagtgtgtggccTGCCCACCTGTTGGCCTGCCTACATAAACACACCGCTGAGTGCTGAATATGCACCTGTGAGCGGGAATCAAAACGTTAATCAAGAAACTATCTGAAATGGGACAATCCACAAACTATTTCATAAGTTTTGTTCTACCTTTGAAGTTGCAAAATCTTAAACCAGCAAAAAGAAGCCAAACTGTTTCGAACTAAActctctctgctgctttgttgCCTTATATTTACCCCCGCTtccatattttactgtttaatctgctgatccaaACTCTGAGCCAGGACATTTCCAGCCATATTTCTTAAGATGTTCCTCGGATGGATCGGTGTTTGTGAAACgtgtttctgtaaaaacaacaaaaaaaaaggaattattgAGTCATTGGACGTTAGAAACGCCAAAAGGAGCCAAAAATGATGTTATTTGgttcaataatttatttcatgTCTTTCCGTTCTCTCTTTGCCCTTCTTCCTCTCAAGCTGCTAATGAATAAAGGGCACTAGTGCCAataaaaacgacaacaaaacgACAACTGCGGTTCTTTAATGGGGGGTTAGGGGGGCTTCCTAAATGTTTTTACGTCCCTCCCAGTCCTCACTGTGCGTGATGGAAGTTAAACTTCTGTCGTCAcagttctagtttttttttttttttttactgttttaataatttatctgaCTGTAGCTTTTAGCTTTGACCAGGAGCTGTTTTCTTGTTGCCATTTTCTGACCTATAAAGGTTGACGCACACTCATGCTTTATTGAATGGCATGTTTTCTTgtgtatttcctgtttttgaagAAATGACTAAGAGAAACTGGCCTCTGTGTCACatcatattaaaataatcaaagggAACCAAGAACTCATGTaccattgattaaaaaaaagttaattccaggtcagatacattttaaaaaaaaagctaaagtatAAACTATAAAAATCCTCTAATGAAAGGCATTTTATGTTCTATCCAAGATAGAAAGAGCTGTGATATTTATCCTGGACGcaggacaaatatatttgtacAGACATCATTTAAAGGAGGAATTTAAAGTCTATTTATCATAACATGTATGTTTTCggactgtggaaggaagctTTTTGCATaaggaaaacacacagactCACTCAACACGACAAAGCCTCTGACTGACATTTGACCCCTGGACCTTTTTACTGTGAGACGCCATTGCTCCAACGcacagagaataaaaataaaggtaagaTGTTTGGGGAATTAAGCAACAACGTTGTTTCTggaggttaaaaaaatattccaatgAGGGTTGTGagattaaaaataccttttgaaaataaactgtaagcaggaaacaaaaagatTGTACATTAAGTTCAAATGAACAAAGCCGTTTTGGTTTTatcagaaataaaggcttgaaaacatcagtccgTGTAATGAGATTCACTTAATGAATTgcagaaatatatttacttgttgatatttttaattgattaaatatgactgtacccatcatgaatattaatgtaatatttctaggcttttatttgtacattttttgacCATCATTTTTTGGGGACgactaaaataaacatctttagTGATGCCACTTCAACATCACTAAAGATGATGTTGGATTGGATTTAATCTGTGCTTTAACTCGTTTTTCATGATTACTATAAGTATACAGACTGTAATATTGACCTGCGGTTTAACTACGAGACGCCACATGCACTACGCTAACGTCAACAAGAATCAGGCGTCATTCTGCCTGGATCGGTCCCCGTTCGTTTCATCAGAAAtggccatgttttttttaacctggcTGACTTCCTGTCAGAGATCTGACTCCCTCATAGTCCATAAGTTTTCATCAGGGTTGATGGTGGAGACGTTCCTGAAGCCTCATGTTATTCTGCTTGATCCTTTATTCTGTTTAGATCCTTATTCTGTAACTGAAAGAGAACGTTGAACCACCGctggctggaaaacacagcctcagcatgatgctaccgCCACCATGCTTTACAGCATGTACGGAGTTCCTACTTTGTCTACAATAAAGCACTTTCTCTTCCCAAGATTTCACTAAACTGGTgtgtaaacatttgttttgaaaggACTCAATATTTAAAGGGAtgctctatttttttctcccctcaggGCTGTGTGTGATTATAAGACTGACTTGAGTCCCAGAATAATTATCAGTCAACAGACAGACTCGTCTCCTTATAATCACGCTTCACAGTGTGGTGTCTGACACAAACATGGATGTATGTTTTAGGCCCATTATAGAAGCTAATTGCAGGGATTGAATCCTGACAGAGGAGTAAATCGATTGGCCCGCTGACAGTGGgaatgtttctgttgctccagCTGAGACCAAACACGCCTCATTGATTTCCACTAACTGTCTGCGGCCTGCTGGAACTACATCTGACATGACAATCAGAACAAAATGAGTGTGTTCCTGCTGCGAGTTACCGCTCCGCTTTATTATTTAACCCTCAGCGGCGGCAGCGGCCTCGGGGCAGCTGTTTTTATACCAAAGCAGAAAAGCGTTGCCCAAAATAAGAGGCCGTCCGTCCTGCCCCTTTTCACGGCGTGCCTCTTTCCATTCACAGGCCTGCAGATCGTGATGAGCCGAGATGTGTGGGATTCCCTGCCCACCTGGAGCGGATctgaaatccaacagaaaagtGGCTCCATCCCACTCATTATCCACCAGAGCCCACTCAGCAGTGAGCTGGACAAATTTAGCAAGCGATAAAATGTGAGTAAGTTGaaagaagtgtttttaaaacactcCACACTAACATCCTGGAGGAGAGTCATTTCACCCTCCTGCTGTGTCCTGTGGAGCATCATCTACCATCCTGGAGGATATTGGCCTAAAAAATTAAGCACAGTGgttcacagacacacagagaaaccTCACAGTGGATGTTTCAGTGGATGTTTCCACTGTGAATGGGCTTGTGTGGCTTGTCCCAGTGATGCCGGATGGTTCTTCTGAATGGTTGGAGCAGAGGAGGCGTGGGCTGCCTGTGTCAGCAGAGCTGGAGGAGCCTTTCCCTCAATGCTGTGCTGCATTTCTGGGCTCTGAATGATCGGTGGAAATATCAGCGCCGTAGCTTCAGATGGCGGAGTCCCGTCGGTCTGTTTCTGCTTCAACATGTTCTGTagtgaaaagacagaaatatcGCAGCAGCAGttgtgattcataatttctaGCTACGAGGTTAAAAACAACACTCACTTCCCTTTTTGCTGGGATTAAATAAAAACGGGAAAGAAGACTGGGAATGATTTTTCCCCCCacctgtttattttgttcatttgttttgatttatttactttgataaGTAAGTAAAAATGTTACCCTGTCCATGCTactaaatttaaatgtgactttttagcCCAGTTTTCTCACTCTTGGCCAAGGAAAAGCCCTTAgacaacataaaatgtttatgtaaatcAATTAGTAAagttctaatttatttatttgtttatttaaataaagtaatataATTTTTGTCTCCCATTTCATCCGATTAAGATATGTTCATTATAAGGTTACGGGGCGTTCAAAGATAGTAAACTAAAAATCTATCTGACTAGAAATCGGActaattaaaaatgactaaataaataaataaaatcagtttaatcaGTCACGAAGAATCCAAGTAATGATATGTGAAACACCTTTCCTCTAAGTCTTATTTTTGCCCATCCTTCTCAGTTGTCGTCTCCGGAGTTCATTTTTCCCACCGGCCCTGAAGGCGGCGCCTCTGAGTCCGCCTCTGCGCTCCTGCAGGGAGGCTCGGAGCGGCCGCTGACTGGCTGCGTGGGGAGCCGGTGTGGGCGAAGCGGAGGACTCTCCTATAAAACCCGGGATCCCACGGACAGACGCGCTCGTCTCTCCCAGACAAGAGTCGTGTTTCCCTGCCTAACAGCTGCTTCGTCCCCCCCGCCCTCGCCACCACAGTTCGGAAAGGAACCGAGAATCCCTCCACAGCTTCCACAGAAAAGAGAGCTCCGTATATGGTTGTGACTGACGCTCCAGCAAGGATGTCCCGGACCGACGAGGTGCACCGCATTACGGAGAATGTCTACAAGGTGAGCCGGTTCGTGTTGTTCGGGACACCTGCTGCACCTGGGCGGATAATTACAGGAGGGGAAGTCCGGTGTTGGTCAGGTCTCTTAGAAGTCTCGGTACTTTAAAGCAAAAGTGAAGTTATTTGGTTGTCAGGCAGACTCTACCTCAAACAGGAGAGTTAATgatgaaactgtaaaataaaagaggTGGTCTAGAAAAGGGGCTAAAACGTTTAAGTCGTCAGAGTTATCTAAATTGAACGAATCGATGATTTTTAACTAAACTGCGGCTGCTGCTGTGTGGAATATTTGTAACCCTGATGTGCTTCTGGTTTTGGAggattttcagtaaaaaaaaaaaaaaagaaggaaaaaaagtaaacctCCTCGGTGACAGGATGCTTCAGGGCAGCTCAGTTCGACATATTTCAGAGCAGCACAGAAAACTCCTGCTCAGTTACCTGCTCAAAGTTACCTGATTTCTGAATTTTGTGAATTCCTCAACATGAACCCTTCCAGTTTTCATTTCCTCCGTTGTTTTCATCTTTGGAAAAGCAGAAAGGGATTTATTTGGTAACAGTAAGAGATGTTGGTGTAATCCATTCTGTCTGGAAAAACATCAGGTCTTCATTGGCCTCCTCTAACACAGAGCTCCAACTCAAGCAGGGAACAGGACTTGTGATCGCGAGGCATTTCTCCTGATTCTCACTTTACTCAGCTCCCCATATGAGGCAGATCTCAGACATGGAAACATGACGAGTTTCTGTTATGATGTGAGGAAAGCTGTCACTGCTCCACACGCCTCCTCACTCCGACCGGCTCCGGGCAGACAGTCGGAGCTCCTGGTACCGGGGGGCAGGGGGTGTATCTGGGTTCTCCTCCCCAGCTTGCTTGGTTATGTAATGATGCTGCTGAGATAATAATGGGAGTAATTTCACCATACATCTGAATGGAGatactttacaaaataaaagaagattTCAGTAAAAGTCCCAAGATGTGTTGACCTTTGGAGGGTGTTTGGGTTATGAAGTCTAAACAGTTTGATGCTGAAGAATGTAATCGGaccaatcagtttttttttgatAGTTTTGTTTCTTGACGTGCTGATTGGGATTTGTCTGCATcctaatgtatttatttgtttattttttttgccaacgtTGGGTATGGTGGAAGTTCTTAGTTTCTGAATTTGATTTTAACCAATAAGAACAAACGAATCTGAGCTGATCCCGGTTGATTTGGAGCATCTCTAGTAATGTGGCTGCATTACTTTTGATATCTTTCAGGGTTTTGTAGGataataaaaatggcattttaaacacggctatttttttttaaaacgttttcagCATGAATAACTGAAGTAAAGGagataataataacatttagcTATTATTTACCTACAGTTTGCAGGAACTGCCTCCATGCATATGCAACAGATGCAGCATTAGGGGTGGTGGGGAAGGTCTTCCTGTCATGGGCAGCCGAGCCGCTGCCAGTTTGACCCCCTGCTGGCGTCTGATGGTAAAGGCTCGATGCTCACTGGCGTGGCATTTGGTGCCGCTGCGCCGAGCTCcccccttcctcttcctccccagGGGTGTTTTTGAGCCGTGTTTGGAGAAACTAACTGGTctttattaattcattaaaagTGTGGAGGATGGAGAGGCGCAGAGGTGCCAGCTCCCATTAGGTAACACTCATGTCTGTTTCTCCTTGGAGGGAGGTGAGACATTGGCAAACATCAGCAATTAAATCAGGCAGCATTAAGATGGGGATCAGAGACGTTGGCTGCACAACATCATCCTGCAGAACACTCTGTACTCATGGGATATACTGGTTGTATAACCTTACTGGCCCAGTTTCCAGTGATTcgataaatatgattaaaatattCACGACTGCTGCAAAAATTACAGTATTCAGTTATCTATTAATTTGAGCCAAATCTAAAATGAGAAGTTTTCGTAGTAACATTTTGCAGGAGATAGTAATGGCCACTCTGCCAGAGTGTGTCTTTtatagattattattttatttaaaaaaagaaaaggaaaaaggaaaaaaagtataatCTGGACGTGTTTTGGGagtccagatttaaataaaGTCTGTCCAGCACCCTTATTTGCCTTGCTCCCACCTATTCCAGGCGTCGTCCAGTAACCCTGCATGAGGAGGGCTCTGCcttgtttcctgtttgttggAGCGTTAACTCTCAGAAGAAACGGCAGAGGACTGAAGCCCGaacctcctcctctgctgctgaaacAGAAGCTGAATGTAAATTTCAGATGACTCACGCTGGTGAATGTGTGGGGGCAGTCGTTCCTGTCGTGCgcgggagtgtgtgtgtgtgtgtttgtgtgtgtgtggccatACAGTATCTGTAACGGCATGCCGGTTCAGAACGCACAGGCTGCAGGTCGGCTGGGACGGTGACGGAGAGCGGTCCCTGTGGATTCGGGTTGTGGAAGTTTGGGATGCGTTGATGTGGGTGAAGTGCGTCTCCTCAGGTTTGTTGTGGCTGCTGAGCAAACGGCGTCTGCGTGTTTGTTCAGGAGTGTGTCCAGCCGAGTGCTGTAATCCCAGTAGTGCTGCGGATCAGGATGGTGAATAAAGCTGGAGGTGACGCTGCCTCCATTGTTC
Encoded proteins:
- the chmp6b gene encoding charged multivesicular body protein 6 → MGNLFGKKKQSRVTEQDKAILQLKQQRDKLRQYQKKINLQLEKERQLAKQLLKDGKKEKALLLLKKKRYQEQLLDKTENQISNLERMVQDLEFAQIERKVIDGLKVGNDCLKKMHEVMSIEEVERILDETQDSIEYQRQIDEMLAGSLTQEDEDAVLAELEAITQGDVELPEVPSEPLPVAPEAAEKKPVSENDRPRKKQERELLAV